The genomic stretch GCCAAATATTCAACTTCGTCCTTAGTGAATTCACTTGGTTCATTGACAATACGATTTTGAATGTGAACCATTTGTGAAACAACACCGCTAATGACAAACTCTTGTTTTACGACCATAAATTGTAAAACAGAAACGATTGTTGTTTGATTATTGTCTGTGTCTTTTTTCACTAATTGAAATGTGACTTCAAAATTAGTCTTCGGTGTACC from Streptococcus ruminicola encodes the following:
- a CDS encoding DUF1149 family protein, encoding MELVREKEFVNQYHYDARNLEWEKENGTPKTNFEVTFQLVKKDTDNNQTTIVSVLQFMVVKQEFVISGVVSQMVHIQNRIVNEPSEFTKDEVEYLAAPLLDIVQRLTYEVTEIALDRPGVKLEFRS